The Brassica rapa cultivar Chiifu-401-42 chromosome A10, CAAS_Brap_v3.01, whole genome shotgun sequence genome segment ttataaattttattttaaattttttatttaatttgatgtgtaaaatttgaatttataaaaataaatgtgaaatatttatgacatacaaagttttaaagattagaactataaataaaaaatatttaaaaatcataaatgtgatatataattaattataataatcaaaatgtaaataaaaaataaaaatttgaaatttgaaattttaagtaGTGGAActttaaatatgaaatttcacTATTTAAAACtcttaatttgaaaaaaaaataaaaaaaaaattggaaaacaaaaattttaaattataattttttttttggagatgctcttatctGGGAGCCACAAAACGGCTAAGATTTTACTGCTTTTCGAGTAATAAATTGAGTAAATATTTAGAGACGAGGACATTTCACGAGATTCGTGCGTTAAATCCGGACCCTTAAATTTTAATGGTGCTGAACAAACTTTCATTTTCTGTTCTGTTAGGAAAGTTATCGTTGGCCTAATCTTtagatattaatatttaatatacaaatactAAAATGCAAGACCATTTCTCGAGAAACAGGCGCGTGAAATCCGTCCGGATATTTCCACCCTCTATATAGACCAGGCTCTTCCTCTTGTTCTACTACTATATCCAACCTCTCTCCAatttttttcctcttcttctggTTTCGATATTTCATCAGTTTTCAATACTCTCTTCAGTTTCAGTTGCTCTAATGGATTGTTTCTCTACAAAGAAGATCTGCGTTCAATATCTACGGGTGACTAGTACTTACAAGTCACGGCCTGGCCCTCACCATACACTTCGGATGAAATATGGTAAGTGATGCATACTTATAAGGGCTAATCTAATGAATACTGCtcttatttctatttttgataCTAATTCTTCAGTTCACGACCCCTCAGAtctgatattatttttttgttggtaTTATCTCCAggaattttctttttacattggCATAGGAATGTAATCTTGGCTTGAACTTTTTAGCCATTGTATATTGGGCCTTGTAAAGGCTCAATAAGTGAAGCAGAAGCCCATATAAAAACCGCCAGCATGCGGGATAACCAACTCATCCGCCTGTCTAAGAAAACTTTCTAACTAGAGACTCAGAATCATCCCCCTTTGTCTAACTAAAAACATTTTCACCAGCAAGTCAAACTCATCTCCCCTTCAATCTTAACCTTTTCCCCCAGAAAAGCAAACTCACCCTCCTAAACGTTTTAACCAGAAAATCAAACACACCCACTCGTCAAAACTAAATCTTCAGAGCTAAATGATGGAACCCTATATATATGAGGATTTGGAGCTCCAGATCTTTCACAGAAAAAGAAACAATCTCCTGTATCCCTTTGGTACATTCTTCTTTAACAATTTGTTAGTTTCGCAtgtttaattatgtatttcttAACTTCATCATTTGACGACCGGTTTGGTTCATGACTCTGAAACACAGTTTACATATAGTCTCTTCctatatcttttttttctttcttgcaTCTGCTATTCTTCAATTCTtcgtatttttttattatcagCAAACTGGTTACTATTACATTTGTATGCTGTGCTTAGACTATTAAGACATTTGGATCGTTAAATACGACATTTTGCTTCGTATGCTTTCTCATGGTTATTATTACATTTGTATGCTTTGCTTAGTGTATTAAGACATTTTGCTTTGTATGCTTCTCATGGTTATTATGACATTGGTATATGCTTTGCTTAGGCTATTAAGACATTTGGATCGTTGACTAAGACAATTTGCTTCGTACGCTTCTCATGGTTATTATTACATTTGTATGCTTTGCTTAGCGTATTATTAAGACATTTGGATCGTTGACTAAGACATTTTTCTTTGTATGCTTGTCATGGCAGTGAAAGATGGCGACTCCGGTGAAGTTGACATGCAGATTCTATAAAGCACGCTACCCGGTAGTGGGGAGTATTGTGATGGCTAAAGTGGAAAGGATTCAAGACGGTGCAGCTTTTGCTTCGTTGTTGGAGTACAACAAAATCGAGGCAGTGATCTTCTTCAGCAACGAGGACGAGGTTACCGTTGGGAGAACATCTCCGTTTCGTGTATCGAAAGTAACCACCGATAATCGAGTCATCGTGTTAGATCGTTCTCCTCCGAGCATGCAAGAGATATGGTCGTGTGAAAGGAGGTTTTTGAAGGCGAGACATGTGCATAATGTCCTATTCAGTGTCGCTGAAGAGCAGAGAATCAATCTCAAGGTTAAAATTGTCtgttcatttattttaaatttggaacctgttttttttttgttgccaaTTGTTTTGATGCTCATTTACTTCGTTTGCAGAGGGTTTACAAACGTTTGAAGTGGCCCTCTTATGAGCAGATGAATGATTTGTACAAGGAAGATTGGTTTCTAAGCTCAGATATCGATTCCTCTTTTAAAAAGTTTCTGCTTGATAGAATCAAGCTCATGACTTATAATTCCTGGAGGATTATTGAACCATCTGTGCTTCAGGCTTGCTTTCTGATCCAGTTGATTGAAATATGTTGGGCAATAGCACTTGTTAGGCAACTTGAGGCCTACCTGAAGCTAAACCATTGTCTTCCGGGTAGATTCTTACCTCTCGGTTCAAGATCTTGTCAACAAGGCCGTTGACAGAAAGTTGTTAGGGGCCGATGGTTCAATCCTTTCACTGACGCGTCTATCAAAGATCATTCAAGAAGGTCTCGTTGAAAATGAAGTGTGTCCTCTAACGAATCGTTTAGATGGTGGATCTGAACGCTATGTAAGTCTTTAGATGCTattttcaattcttttttttcttttggacaCCAACTCTTGTACtgatcttttgtttttgtttttgtcagtCTGGTAGTGTTCATAAGGTGGACAAAATGAAAGTAATTGAAGAAGAGTACCATATCCCTGATGAATTTGTGGCTCCTGAGGTTTTGAAGCAACTGAAATCTGCGCCAGTCACTTGTTCTGTGCTGCTGTTTCCTTCCTACGAGAAGAATCTAAATAGAGATGTAAGCGTTTCACTTgcgttatttatttatttatcttcttctttggtttctattaaatatttttattatttttcaagATCATCTACGAGCCAACAACTGATGAGATTAACGCGTATAAAGAAGATAAACACAAGGGTCGCAATCTTGATGTCCATGTCATGCTTTGCACaggtattcttttttttttccttcctcAAATCACTTCTATATAGCTGTATGTACACATCTTtggtaaatttaatttttataatatgattAAATTGTTCTCTGTTAGGTAGTGGAGTTGACAGGCGCGGGAAAGAATACTTCGAGTTTCAAAACAGTACCGGTGATGTTAATGCGGTTGATTTTGGCTACGTCAAGTTTGCCCAAAACCCAAATACAATCATCGAGTATGTCGTTTTGAAGGTAAATATTTGTTTCCCTATatctgtaaattttttttttctttaaggaTATCGGTTAACTGATTAATGTATTTGCAGGACTATCGCGCGAGGGATCTCAGTCACTTTGATTCTGATTCTGATTGAGTAGAGAAAAAGAGGTTTCACTTTGTTAATTGCTttaaacaaaagaacaaaaactTTATTTACTGTTCAAAGTCGTCGTGATTATTGTTgctgtttaatttaaaatcactttttattttatattacagGTGGTCCTCAAGCGCAATTGGATGACTGCTTAACCTAATATGACATCTGCTTAAATAAAACTGTGGGATTCTGTTTGACTTTTACTTTTATTGTAATAAACGTTGGGAATTGAGTACCAATTACATTATGttgaatatttattagaattatgGAAATGTCTCAATCTCGCCATTATTATTAACCAAATAaactgaaattaaaatatttaaaacaatttaCTTTAATGGCCTAGTTACAGCTAAGCCAACAACTAATATTCATGTATCTAACAAATTTACATTTGCACccaaaaaaatgtattaaaacaaATACTCTCAAGTCAATAGAGATAAATTTTCCTacaagaagagagaagagagagaagagagagaagttaGATCTGCTTTGGATTCCGGCGGTCGGtcggcgcgtgagcgtccgtgccgGCGCCGGAGTCCTTTTTAGTTGGTCAGAGTGGTTCCCTTTCGTCCTCTCTTCGCCGTCCTGGTAACGTTCGCCTTGTCCGAGCTCTGATGCCGGCTCCTTCTTTAACGGTGGGGCGCTGTTGGAGTAACAACGCGCTCGTTGGGAGGTCCTTGGTGGAGAGAGAGAGCGGTTTGCATGTTTACAGGTGGTGTTTtcccgggaggtggaggcttcCGCAGATCCACCATCGCCGGCTCTAGCTTCCGGGAAGGGAGTCTCCGTTAGACTCGCCTTCGCCGGCTTCTGGTTACGGAGAGCGGAGGCTACCAAAGCTCTGCGCTGCCGCTTAGGAACCCGGTTTCTTTGGGTAAAGGTTTTTTAGTTTCGATTTGTTTCAAGTCTGGTGTGGTTGTCGTTAAAGATGAGGTTGGGTCTCTGTGGTTGAGTACCTGGTAGAAGATGAAGCTCTCCGGCGCGGTGATGACTCTCAAGGAAAGAAAGAGAGGGTTCCCCGCTCGCGTGTCTAGGGTTTGAAGTATGTAAAATCGGAGGAGATCTCGAGATTCGATGGATCCCTCAGGCGTGATGACATGGCGGTTAAGAGAGGCTATGGGTTTGTTGGAGGCTTACCGGTTTCTGAGCTCCGATGAACTAGGATGGCGATGGTGTTTATTCCGGCGGCTTTCTGGCGGAGCGGTCAAGTTGAGGCGGTGACGCCGCGTGACGCGTGAAAGGTGCAGATCCCTACACGTGGCGAGCCAGCCTCCTCGACGTGCTGGCGGTCTGGGTCGTGTGGTTTCTTAGGTGGGCCTAGGGCCCGTTTAATCCTTGCCTTTTGCCCGCTCTCTTTTGGGCTTGTAATAGTTTTTttctgttggcgggctgctgcCGTTGTCTGGGCCTGGCCCATTGatctttataataaaaactttgacggaaaaaaaaaaaaaaaaaacaaatactctCAAGTAAAAAATTGTAGAGAAAGTTGTCACTTTGTTGTTGGGTTTAGTCTATAAAAATTTACTGGGCCTGGCACATTGTAATTTGCAACTTAAGATATACATGTGAATAGTATACATGAAAATGTCTCAATCTCGCCATTACCAAATAAACtgaacttaaaatatttaaaacaatttaatttaATGGTCTAGTTACAGCTAAGCCAACTAGTATTCATGTAACAAATTAACATTTGCAccccaaaaaatatattaaacaaatacTAAGTAAAAAAATGTAGAGAAAGTTGTTACTTTGTTAACAAATACTAAACCACCAAAATGCTTTCTCATGCAAATCATGAACAAAGAAAACGGACTTCAGTCATCTATGGCGGTAATTCGAAACACAAGCATGGCATCCTCCTTATAAGATGAGTAAATAGGGAATTGAGAGGTTCGTAGTTGGTCCCAAAATAGAGTAATCTTTCTAGACACTTAAACATTGGACAAACGAAACCCACTACTTCCAAATTAGTTTCACATCTTCATTTACAAACTCTAACCACCACAGAAACGATAGCTAAGGGAGAGAGATCTCCAAACCAAATCTCTATTCTCAGTCGAAACAAAGTTCTTTAGCCAAGGAAGAGAAGACCAAATCccaagaagaaaacaaagacTAAACTAAGGGAGCAGTAAAACCCGAGAAGAGACACATTCCCTTCTAGCCAACAGACCAGAAAAACCAAAGGTGCGATGACCttgaaaaaacaaagaaaacgaaAGGAGGATCCTAACTCACTATGAAACAACACATAAGCTCAAGATGTAAGTTCAAATAAAGTTGCTGAAGATAATGATTATTGAGCAGTTTAAAGCTCGAAACATAAATACAATACATAAAAGTTCGAATGAACTCAGAAGACGATTATCagagtttattttaaaatccagaagaaagaaaaaagcttAAAAAGTACTAGACAGAAGGTTGAATTTACTTCACAAAGATACAAACAACATAGAGATTGTCTTTGTCTTCCCCCAGTAGATCCGAGAGCTTTTCTACTCTTCAGAAGTCATATTAGCCTTGTTATCTAAAATAAACAACGAACGTTAAAAGTAAACAAGAAACAAGAATCAAGAATCAAAATTATGTACCTGGGAAAGGACAGCGATAACGACGACGAGGGTGTACACTATATATTTCCCGTGCACTAATAAGCCTAACAGTTATTTTGTGTTCTCCAATGTAGCTCCCATCAAGATCCTGGACCTTTTCTTCCGCACATTCTCCATAAACACACACGGCAGCTGCACCTAtcctgttaaaaaaaataacaaaacaaagacaaactCCTCCTAAGTTAAGCATTTGCTTTGCTTTAATAAAAGGGAGGAAGAATAATTAAGCCGTGCACAAACTTCTTGTGAATCCGGATTTCTGTGACCTCTCCACATGAAGAGAAATGTGTAGTCAACACTTTCTTGATATCACTCTTGCTAAGACTAGTGTCATATCCTTGAACTGCTACCACGGGGTCGCTGCAATAATAtggatattatatatattatcaagacatcttgaaagaaagaaaattttattttctatgttACCAGTCGGCATCTTCCGGGAACGGATGAGGCTCAGCAATGACAGTCCAGCCTCCCATGTCACTTCCACTAAGTTGCAACGCCTTGTCCACTGCGCCTTCTCcgagaaaataaacaaaaccaaaactgTGAAACAAAAGAACATAAACGTCAGCATATATAAACTTGAGTTGAGATATATAGGGAATAATACTGGAGGAAATAATCACAAACCTGTCGAGAGTATTATCCGCTAGTACGCTGATGTAAACATCAGTGATCTCTCCACATGAAGAGAAAAGTTTCCTCAACGAGCTTTCCACGTCATCATGGGACAACTGAGTGTTATATCCCTTCACGAGAATCCTCCCAATGTAGCTGCATGCAATAATTTGATTGCACGAGATATGATTATTATTACCAACGAGATAAGAATCAACACAATCTTACAGACACAAAGCTAGCATTTCCTACCTGTTTTTAGGTCTGTTTTTCTTAGCATCATTTTCGTTCAATGTCAGCAGACTCATTCCCTACATCCCAAAAAAGATCTAATCAGAAACCATCCCTCCAAAAAGAAACAGAACTTAAAAGATATGAAGAATATTACTTTGGTCGCGGATCCCTCCATTGGAGACAAGTTGGGAAGATCGGGTTAGATAAGTTTTCGAGTAGCGgcgatattttatacaattaggtctcttgtgtttcaaaaaaaaaaaaagttctctgGTGTTTCGAAGAAGGTAtttataattgaattttttatgttttaaaaggcTTTTGATATGACCtagctttatatatatattttctggGCCGTAAATTTATGTCGGGCCTGAACTAAGTCCATGTAGCCGAATCTTACCAAGAAATTGACAAAGTTGATTTTGATACCACGTTTTATTGAATTGATGATTGATTGAATGATTGATACTGGATAAATACGAAAGTTtgaagtttaccaaaaaaaaaaatacgaaaGTTTGAAAATCATATTCCTTCCCGCGTCCAATACCCCATCTTTCTTGCAAGGTTAAATAGTATTAAGAAATGAAGAGAATGGCTGAGTAAATTTACCGGAGGACGGCTAGACATGGCGAGAATGGGACTGGGAGAACAAGTAGAGCGAGGAGGGGTTATAGAGTGCAGTGTCAGACCGTCGCATCAATCAACCAAAAGAGAGCAAACCCAAATCTCGAAGAGCTAGGCGGATCCGAGTCAGTACATACAGAGCCATGCCTCCTTTCACCAAAAAGAAACATTGGCTTAGGacatcatttttttaaaaaacaaaacttaatatCATATACCATATATGTAACTAGTACTTACTAATCTCAAGTAATAGTATATTACTTTCTTGCTCTGTTTTCCTTTTTactttttcttgtttcttatTAGCTGTAAGTTGTGAtactttggagattttttttagTCGAAACTTGAAATCTCTTTTCTCAATGAAATATCAGTGTAAGAAGAGTAATAGTATATATCAGAAAAT includes the following:
- the LOC117129334 gene encoding eukaryotic translation initiation factor 2 subunit alpha homolog, which translates into the protein MATPVKLTCRFYKARYPVVGSIVMAKVERIQDGAAFASLLEYNKIEAVIFFSNEDEVTVGRTSPFRVSKVTTDNRVIVLDRSPPSMQEIWSCERRFLKARHVHNVLFSVAEEQRINLKRVYKRLKWPSYEQMNDLYKEDWLAF
- the LOC103847002 gene encoding uncharacterized protein LOC103847002; the encoded protein is MKVIEEEYHIPDEFVAPEVLKQLKSAPVTCSVLLFPSYEKNLNRDIIYEPTTDEINAYKEDKHKGRNLDVHVMLCTGSGVDRRGKEYFEFQNSTGDVNAVDFGYVKFAQNPNTIIEYVVLKDYRARDLSHFDSDSD
- the LOC103847005 gene encoding uncharacterized protein LOC103847005, with amino-acid sequence MSPTEGSATKEMSLLTLNERDTTKRTTRPRKRDIGRVRVMGYNIDLPQDDVESALRNHFSSCGKITDVCVIVLDDNMLDSFGFIYFLGGQGTVDRAMQLSGTDVGGWNVTVKPYPFLEDADWDPVAIVQGYDTCLGKTDIKRMLFDHFSSCGQIKDIMFQRSSIGVASVYLYGEGAEDKVLDLDGSYMGGCKILVKLIPSSGIYTVHPRSRHLGWPRPDLPNLSPMEGSATKGMSLLTLNENDAKKNRPKNSYIGRILVKGYNTQLSHDDVESSLRKLFSSCGEITDVYISVLADNTLDSFGFVYFLGEGAVDKALQLSGSDMGGWTVIAEPHPFPEDADCDPVVAVQGYDTSLSKSDIKKVLTTHFSSCGEVTEIRIHKKIGAAAVCVYGECAEEKVQDLDGSYIGEHKITVRLISAREIYSVHPRRRYRCPFPDNKANMTSEE